The proteins below are encoded in one region of Cyclopterus lumpus isolate fCycLum1 chromosome 8, fCycLum1.pri, whole genome shotgun sequence:
- the LOC117735099 gene encoding zona pellucida sperm-binding protein 3-like, which yields MKPLCFLVHLLVGLCFRSYVAFPPKDYTQHASNQSPQITGTSQHTRQEKAPAEEQEHVNTVRVTCHPDSLEIIIKADMFGVGAPVNGDELLLGVEPNDYCRATTSSRDEYRILVGLMDCGTKQRMTEDTLVYTNLLVYLPVASPDGVVRMDEAVIPIACHYERKYSLSSYSLMPTWIPFMSTQAAVETLEFDLRIMTNDWLYRRSSNVFYLGEPICIEASVRVGHHTGLRVFVSSCVATLYPDVSSEPRYVFVENGCLVDSELPGSRSHFLSRTQDDKLHLTIDAFKFHNEDRGELYITCHLNAVLANDAEASNKACSFENGRWRSANGNDYLCGYCQSHDKPSSPGKFGPRGFEKPDEPELFWRSGWRTNTVWEKEARVGPMIVLPPKQNSGPIPVEELPSSLKKIGRP from the exons ATGAAGcccttgtgttttttggttcaCCTCCTAGTTGGACTGTGTTTCAGGTCATATGTTGCTTTTCCTCCCAAAGATTACACTCAACATGCTTCAAATCAAAGTCCTCAGATCACAGGGACCTCCCAACACACTCGGCAAGAAAAAGCACCAGCCGAGGAACAAGAGCATGTGAATACTGTCCGAGTGACCTGCCATCCAGACTCATTGGAGATTATTATCAAAGCTGACATGTTTGGAGTGGGAGCTCCTGTTAATGGCGATGAATTACTCCTTGGAGTGGAGCCCAATGACTACTGTAGAGCTACAACGTCTTCAAGAGATGAGTACAGAATCCTTGTTGGACTCATGGACTGCGGCACCAAACAAAGG ATGACTGAAGACACACTGGTTTACACAAACCTCCTTGTATACTTGCCTGTGGCCTCTCCAGATGGGGTGGTTCGAATGGATGAGGCTGTAATTCCAATTGCATGTCATTATGAAAG GAAATACAGTTTGTCCAGTTATTCACTCATGCCCACCTGGATCCCCTTCATGTCTACACAAGCTGCAGTGGAAACTTTGGAGTTTGACTTGAGAATTATGACAA ATGACTGGCTTTATCGAAGAAGCTCTAATGTGTTTTACCTCGGTGAGCCCATCTGCATTGAAGCCTCAGTCAGAGTTGGCCATCACACGGGGCTCCGAGTGTTTGTGAGCAGCTGTGTGGCTACACTTTACCCAGATGTATCCTCTGAGCCAAGATACGTCTTTGTTGAAAATGG GTGCCTTGTTGACTCTGAGCTTCCAGGTTCTAGGTCTCATTTCTTATCAAGGACACAGGATGATAAGCTCCACCTGACCATTGATGCCTTTAAATTTCATAATGAGGATAGAGGAGAA CTCTACATCACATGTCACCTGAACGCTGTACTTGCAAATGATGCAGAGGCATCAAATAAGGCATGCAGTTTTGAAAATGGCAG ATGGAGGTCAGCTAATGGTAATGACTATTTATGTGGCTATTGTCAAAGTCATGATAAGCCCAGCAGCCCTGGCAAGTTTGGTCCTCGTGGGTTTGAGAAGCCAGATGAACCTGAACTGTTTTGGAGGAGTGGATGGAGAACCAATACAG TGTGGGAAAAGGAGGCAAGAGTGGGTCCGATGATTGTCTTGCCACCGAAGCAGAACAGTGGGCCAATACCTGTGGAGGAGCTTCCTTCTAGTCTGAAAAAAATCGGGAGACCTTGA
- the LOC117734750 gene encoding zinc finger BED domain-containing protein 1-like, which produces MIVKDTQPFTVVDDVGFRAFVSKLDPNYVIPTRQALKAMVEAKYELAKEKAKAKMETVVAVSLTSDMWTSINMDAYLAVTCHFVGENTKLSSVLLGVQAFPQSHTAENIACVKASLMEEWGITNKVTFI; this is translated from the exons ATGATAGTGAAGGACACACAGCCTTTCACTGTTGTGGATGATGTTGGATTCAGGGCATTTGTGTCCAAACTGGATCCTAATTATGTTATCCCTACAAGGCAG gctcTGAAGGCCATGGTGGAGGCCAAGTATGAGTTGGCTAAGGAGAAGGCTAAGGCTAAAATGGAAACGGTGGTTGCTGTTAGCCTTACGTCTGACATGTGGACATCCATCAATATGGATGCCTACCTGGCAGTAACATGCCATTTTGTGGGTGAGAATACCAAGCTCAGTTCAGTGCTGTTAGGAGTGCAGGCATTCCCCCAATCACACACTGCTGAAAATATAGCTTGTGTGAAAGCCTCCTTGATGGAGGAATGGGGAATCACTAATAAGGTGACATTTATATAG